One region of Chlamydia psittaci 6BC genomic DNA includes:
- a CDS encoding RNA polymerase sigma factor, with protein MLMNTQNGQAMEAAHEEEAQKKLEELVSLAKDQGFITYEEINEILPMSFDTPEQIDQVLIFLTGMDIQVLNQADVERQKERKKEAKELEGLAKRTEGTPDDPVRMYLKEMGTVPLLTREEEVEISKRIEKAQVQIERIILRFRYSSKEAISIAQYLINGKERFDKIISEKEVEDKAHFLKLLPKLISLLKEEDAYLESLLLALKQNNLSKEETAKLNDDLEKCRIRTQAYLRCFHCRHNVTEDFGEVVFKAYDSFLQLEQQINDLKVRAERNKFAAAKLDAAKRRLYKREVAAGRTLEEFKKDVRMLQRWMDKSQEAKKEMVESNLRLVISIAKKYTNRGLSFLDLIQEGNMGLMKAVEKFEYRRGYKFSTYATWWIRQAVTRAIADQARTIRIPVHMIETINKVLRGAKKLMMETGKEPTPEELAEELGLTPDRVREIYKIAQHPISLQAEVGEGGESSFGDFLEDTGVESPAEATGYSMLKDKMKEVLKTLTDRERFVLIHRFGLLDGKPKTLEEVGSAFNVTRERIRQIEAKALRKMRHPIRSKQLRAFLDLLEEEKITGKAKNIKGK; from the coding sequence ATGCTCATGAATACACAAAATGGCCAGGCTATGGAAGCGGCTCATGAAGAAGAAGCTCAGAAAAAGTTAGAAGAACTCGTTTCTCTTGCTAAGGATCAGGGCTTTATTACTTACGAGGAGATCAATGAGATTCTTCCCATGTCTTTCGATACGCCTGAACAAATCGATCAGGTGCTGATTTTCCTTACGGGAATGGATATTCAAGTCCTGAACCAAGCAGATGTAGAACGACAAAAGGAAAGAAAAAAAGAAGCCAAAGAGCTAGAGGGCTTAGCCAAGCGTACAGAGGGGACTCCTGATGACCCTGTGCGTATGTATTTAAAAGAAATGGGAACTGTTCCTCTATTAACTAGAGAGGAAGAGGTTGAAATTTCTAAAAGAATAGAAAAAGCTCAAGTTCAAATTGAACGGATTATCTTACGTTTTCGTTATTCTTCAAAAGAAGCTATTTCTATTGCGCAATACCTCATCAATGGAAAAGAACGTTTTGATAAAATTATTTCAGAAAAAGAAGTCGAAGACAAAGCTCACTTCTTAAAGCTGCTTCCTAAGTTAATTAGTTTGCTTAAGGAAGAAGATGCATATCTAGAGTCTTTGCTGTTGGCTTTAAAACAAAATAATTTATCGAAAGAAGAGACTGCGAAATTAAACGACGATTTAGAAAAGTGTCGTATTCGTACGCAAGCTTATCTGCGTTGTTTCCATTGTCGTCACAATGTTACCGAAGATTTCGGTGAGGTTGTCTTTAAAGCATATGATTCTTTCTTACAATTGGAACAGCAAATCAATGATTTGAAGGTTCGAGCAGAAAGAAATAAGTTTGCAGCAGCAAAATTAGACGCTGCTAAGCGTAGATTATACAAGCGAGAAGTTGCAGCAGGAAGAACTCTGGAAGAGTTCAAAAAAGACGTGCGTATGCTGCAGCGTTGGATGGACAAGAGCCAGGAAGCTAAAAAAGAAATGGTTGAGTCCAACCTTCGTTTAGTGATTTCCATAGCTAAAAAATATACAAACCGCGGCCTTTCCTTCTTAGATTTGATTCAAGAGGGGAATATGGGCTTGATGAAAGCTGTAGAAAAATTTGAATATCGCAGAGGATATAAATTTTCTACTTATGCCACATGGTGGATTCGTCAAGCTGTTACACGTGCTATTGCAGATCAGGCACGAACCATCCGTATTCCTGTGCACATGATTGAAACTATAAACAAAGTTCTTCGTGGTGCTAAGAAATTAATGATGGAAACGGGCAAAGAGCCTACACCAGAGGAATTGGCCGAAGAGTTAGGATTAACCCCTGATCGGGTGCGGGAAATTTATAAAATTGCTCAGCATCCAATTTCTTTACAAGCAGAGGTTGGTGAGGGAGGCGAAAGCTCCTTTGGCGACTTTTTGGAAGATACTGGTGTGGAGTCTCCAGCAGAGGCCACAGGCTATTCTATGCTTAAAGATAAAATGAAAGAGGTGTTAAAAACCCTTACGGATCGTGAACGTTTTGTTTTGATTCATCGTTTTGGTCTTTTGGATGGCAAGCCTAAAACACTAGAAGAGGTGGGTTCAGCATTTAATGTGACTCGAGAGCGTATTCGTCAGATTGAAGCTAAGGCTTTGAGAAAAATGCGTCACCCGATTCGTTCAAAACAATTGCGAGCTTTCCTCGATCTTTTAGAAGAAGAAAAAATCACGGGTAAAGCAAAGAATATCAAGGGAAAATAA
- the rpsT gene encoding 30S ribosomal protein S20: MAPKKTTKKGGPKKRPSAEKRIITSQKRYLINQSFKSKAKTMMKKFEAALKAGDQTTIASGLQLVYSVADKAVKRGIFKQNKAARIKSRATLRANAKI; this comes from the coding sequence ATGGCACCCAAGAAAACAACTAAAAAGGGCGGTCCAAAAAAGCGGCCTTCTGCAGAAAAGCGTATTATAACTTCGCAAAAACGTTATTTGATCAATCAAAGTTTTAAGTCAAAAGCAAAGACAATGATGAAGAAATTTGAAGCAGCCTTAAAAGCTGGTGATCAGACAACCATTGCTTCTGGATTACAGTTAGTCTACAGCGTAGCTGACAAAGCTGTAAAAAGGGGCATTTTTAAACAAAATAAAGCCGCTCGTATCAAATCACGTGCTACCCTACGAGCTAATGCAAAAATATAA
- the recD gene encoding exodeoxyribonuclease V subunit alpha produces the protein MLSLSPDVSHLLYDVVQQQIVLPLDLAFAKRHISPESKKAFAFLAISSALWRCGYPFLSIENERLFPSVSGISEKLFYEYFQALPHDVLSSLFVIENNKIYLKSLYTVREKLFKKLSLLSQASNRYSLTTTTLSSLSQEQNEVFHKAVNSCFSLICGGPGTGKTFLAVQIIIALIKQYPKIRIAIVSPTGKATSHIRHILSKHHISESSVTIQTIHRFLQEHAYHQCASFDLLLVDEGSMVTFSLLHSLVNTLSGENKHGKIIADNLIILGDENQLPPIGVGAGNPLQDLIARFPERALHLHVSHRAKTNRVQNFARAVLERQAIPFTPLPPLLTALSMIKEAFINTPSSQTQLCVLTPMRHGPWGYLRLNELLFHEIQKTHPELPIPIMITERYEAWGLFNGDTGYLCPKTQKLFFSHSRFIDAKEFSYYTYNYAMSVHKSQGSEYEDVIVIIPKGCETFDISILYTAITRAKNNIDVWADRETLYKIIKKPHKYTYGVDRLL, from the coding sequence ATGCTTTCGTTAAGCCCGGATGTTTCTCACCTTCTTTATGATGTAGTTCAACAACAGATTGTTCTACCTTTGGACCTAGCTTTTGCGAAGCGCCATATCTCTCCAGAATCAAAAAAAGCGTTTGCATTTCTGGCTATTTCTTCTGCTCTTTGGCGTTGTGGTTATCCCTTTCTTAGTATAGAAAATGAGCGTTTATTCCCTTCAGTATCCGGAATTTCTGAAAAGCTGTTTTATGAATATTTTCAGGCTCTTCCTCACGATGTTTTGTCGTCGTTGTTTGTGATAGAAAATAATAAAATTTATTTAAAATCTTTATATACAGTTCGTGAGAAACTTTTTAAAAAACTCTCTTTGTTGTCACAAGCTTCTAATCGGTACAGCCTGACTACAACAACTCTGTCGAGTTTATCTCAGGAGCAAAATGAGGTTTTTCACAAAGCTGTTAACAGTTGTTTTTCTTTGATCTGTGGTGGGCCGGGAACAGGGAAGACATTTCTTGCTGTACAGATAATCATCGCGTTAATTAAGCAGTATCCTAAAATCCGTATTGCTATAGTCTCTCCTACAGGAAAAGCAACCTCTCATATCCGTCACATACTCTCTAAACATCATATTTCTGAGTCTAGTGTCACAATCCAAACAATACACCGATTCTTGCAAGAACATGCGTATCACCAGTGCGCTTCTTTTGATTTATTATTAGTTGATGAGGGGTCTATGGTGACATTTAGTCTTCTGCATAGCCTAGTCAACACTTTATCAGGGGAAAATAAACACGGGAAAATCATTGCTGATAATTTAATTATATTGGGAGATGAGAATCAGCTCCCCCCCATAGGTGTTGGCGCCGGAAATCCTCTTCAAGATTTGATAGCACGTTTCCCTGAAAGAGCTCTACATCTTCATGTTTCTCACAGAGCTAAAACAAATAGAGTTCAAAATTTTGCTAGAGCTGTTTTAGAAAGACAAGCCATTCCTTTTACCCCTTTGCCTCCTTTGCTCACTGCACTTTCTATGATTAAAGAGGCGTTTATAAATACCCCCTCATCTCAAACACAATTGTGTGTTTTAACTCCTATGCGACATGGTCCTTGGGGATACCTACGCTTAAATGAACTGCTCTTTCATGAAATACAAAAAACACATCCAGAGTTACCCATTCCTATTATGATAACAGAACGTTATGAAGCTTGGGGGCTATTTAATGGTGATACGGGGTACCTTTGCCCAAAGACGCAAAAGTTATTTTTTTCTCACTCTCGCTTTATCGATGCCAAAGAGTTTTCTTATTATACCTATAACTACGCTATGTCAGTGCATAAAAGTCAGGGAAGTGAGTACGAGGACGTCATTGTTATTATCCCTAAAGGGTGTGAAACTTTTGACATTTCTATTCTTTACACAGCGATCACACGTGCAAAGAACAACATAGATGTGTGGGCTGATCGAGAGACGTTGTATAAGATCATAAAAAAACCCCATAAGTATACTTATGGGGTAGATCGTCTTCTTTAG
- a CDS encoding DUF1347 family protein: MVRYILFCAFFLSCFAMGGGLYFLCSSHNPSVTSSESTQAATLWVNGQKEQVESFLQRLLPSQQRQCLLCFQGFILQKQKNMSQSEKVFSKIYNEVEKTQFLFKEEVIGGRILNAFFSENIEQMEVFVDTLYQQFPKSHYLPLFEFLLNYKQRHFDKALHALSVWRNQVKDTEFSLLDLNIQQLVSDFFLGNIEAHCLIELGEFSSGRTILHRTIEKLLKRECDWNSEIYDYAVLMLSRSYFLELKQSNFCRIYPDYYEMILFYKKKVHAVDQRSYEKFIPQEELFSMLVEHLFIVPQERLSPLMQIIKNWERFYFDPKYDLVIQPLVEKFFSHPEQVTQICNSIVSFEIESLKKRLVDTFGTILSANVQKVQTTKAQQTLSVLKILDAGLWVSEKLIISPESLKDIIANDDLSYTNLRKYLNLWEEIQSYDIDRQQLVHYLMKEAKQLWHQGNCDDKALNLLHLILQFTDYDIESENLVFLFIKQAYKQMLSGHAITRLLKLEDFITDEGLTPITICEEEIANFLADAEFLYIQGEYHKCYFYSLWLTKIAPSPLTYRLLGLCLFENKSYLEAWDCLNALPSNERLYDSKVQKALALCQKHLPKDLETSYKKG, translated from the coding sequence ATGGTTCGCTATATCCTGTTTTGCGCATTTTTTCTTTCATGCTTTGCCATGGGAGGGGGGCTTTATTTTTTATGTTCCTCGCACAACCCTTCAGTGACATCATCAGAAAGCACACAAGCTGCTACACTATGGGTTAATGGTCAAAAAGAACAAGTAGAGTCTTTTTTACAACGCTTGCTCCCGAGTCAACAACGCCAGTGTCTTCTTTGTTTCCAAGGATTTATTCTGCAAAAGCAGAAAAACATGAGCCAGTCAGAGAAAGTCTTTTCTAAGATTTATAACGAAGTAGAAAAAACGCAATTCTTATTTAAAGAAGAGGTGATAGGAGGGCGTATTCTCAATGCTTTTTTCTCTGAGAATATAGAACAAATGGAGGTGTTCGTTGATACTTTGTATCAGCAGTTTCCCAAGTCTCATTATCTTCCTTTGTTTGAGTTTCTTTTAAATTATAAGCAAAGACATTTTGATAAAGCTTTACACGCATTATCAGTATGGAGGAATCAAGTAAAAGATACCGAATTTTCATTATTAGATTTAAACATACAGCAACTGGTTTCCGACTTCTTTTTAGGTAATATAGAAGCTCATTGCTTGATAGAACTCGGGGAATTTTCTTCAGGAAGAACTATTCTTCATCGTACCATCGAAAAGTTACTAAAAAGAGAATGTGATTGGAATTCTGAAATTTACGATTATGCTGTTTTAATGCTTAGTAGAAGTTACTTTTTAGAATTAAAACAGTCGAATTTTTGTAGGATTTATCCAGATTACTATGAGATGATTCTTTTTTATAAGAAGAAAGTTCACGCTGTGGATCAAAGATCCTACGAAAAATTTATTCCTCAAGAAGAATTATTTTCGATGCTTGTAGAACATCTTTTTATTGTTCCTCAAGAACGTCTATCTCCTTTAATGCAGATAATTAAGAATTGGGAACGTTTTTACTTTGATCCTAAATATGATTTGGTAATCCAACCGTTAGTAGAGAAGTTTTTTTCGCATCCTGAACAGGTTACTCAGATATGTAACTCAATTGTTTCTTTTGAGATAGAATCGCTTAAGAAACGTCTTGTAGATACCTTTGGAACCATTCTATCAGCAAATGTACAAAAGGTACAAACCACAAAAGCTCAACAAACACTCTCAGTGTTAAAAATTTTAGATGCGGGTTTATGGGTAAGCGAGAAGTTGATCATCTCTCCCGAGTCTCTTAAAGATATTATTGCTAATGATGATCTAAGTTACACTAATCTAAGAAAGTATCTCAATCTTTGGGAGGAGATACAGTCTTATGACATAGATAGACAACAGCTTGTGCATTATTTAATGAAAGAAGCTAAGCAGTTATGGCATCAGGGAAATTGTGATGATAAAGCTTTGAATTTGCTCCACCTCATTTTACAGTTTACCGACTATGATATAGAAAGTGAGAACCTTGTTTTTCTATTTATCAAGCAAGCGTATAAGCAAATGTTGTCGGGACATGCGATTACACGTTTACTGAAGTTAGAGGATTTCATCACAGATGAGGGATTAACTCCTATCACCATATGTGAAGAGGAGATAGCAAATTTTTTAGCCGATGCAGAATTCTTATACATTCAAGGTGAGTATCATAAATGTTATTTTTATAGCTTATGGCTTACCAAAATTGCCCCCTCACCATTAACCTATCGTTTGTTAGGATTATGCCTGTTTGAAAATAAGAGTTATTTAGAAGCTTGGGATTGTCTAAATGCTTTACCCTCGAATGAGCGTTTGTATGATTCTAAAGTTCAGAAAGCACTAGCATTATGCCAAAAACATCTACCCAAAGATCTCGAAACGAGTTATAAAAAGGGGTAA